Proteins encoded within one genomic window of Candidatus Binataceae bacterium:
- a CDS encoding LLM class flavin-dependent oxidoreductase, producing MAYNISAGINWQGKPDFKGLIERARAADQAGMHSIWVAEAWGRDAFTTLTLLAEHTSRVKLATAIVNTYSRTPGALAQHFATLDELSGGRMIIGLGTSGPQVIEHFHGVPFNPPLSRMREYVDIINMLIAGQPLNYNGRLFKLARGFTLRFEPPRKHIPIYIASLNRKSVEFTARQADGWLPVMVPLGRLGETIAAFRAMISKAGRDPRAIAVKAPGTIHVTDNPERARAAYAGTLSFYAARMGTFYAEQLTRFGFGDDVRRIREAWTAGGSKAGAEAVSRRLLDEMTYVGDVAGARERLAAEAAAGADIHRVEIDAPDLASYARVVEALAQ from the coding sequence ATGGCCTACAACATTTCGGCCGGTATCAACTGGCAAGGCAAGCCCGACTTCAAAGGGCTGATCGAGCGCGCCCGCGCCGCCGACCAGGCCGGGATGCATTCGATCTGGGTCGCCGAGGCGTGGGGCCGCGACGCCTTTACCACGCTGACTCTGCTCGCCGAGCATACTTCGCGCGTGAAACTCGCCACCGCGATCGTCAACACCTACTCGCGCACCCCGGGCGCGCTCGCGCAGCATTTCGCGACGCTCGACGAGCTGAGCGGCGGGCGGATGATCATCGGGCTCGGCACCAGCGGACCGCAGGTGATCGAGCATTTCCACGGCGTGCCGTTCAATCCGCCGCTCAGCCGGATGCGCGAGTACGTGGACATCATCAACATGCTCATCGCGGGCCAGCCGCTCAACTACAACGGCAGACTGTTCAAGCTCGCGCGCGGCTTCACGCTGCGCTTCGAGCCGCCGCGCAAACACATCCCGATCTATATCGCGTCGCTCAATCGCAAGAGCGTCGAGTTCACCGCACGGCAGGCCGACGGATGGCTGCCGGTGATGGTTCCGCTGGGGCGTCTCGGTGAGACGATCGCCGCGTTTCGCGCGATGATTTCGAAGGCGGGGCGCGACCCCAGGGCAATCGCGGTCAAAGCGCCGGGCACGATTCACGTGACCGACAATCCTGAGCGCGCGCGCGCTGCCTACGCCGGCACGCTCTCGTTTTACGCGGCGCGGATGGGCACCTTTTACGCCGAGCAACTCACTCGCTTTGGCTTCGGCGACGACGTGCGGCGCATCCGCGAGGCATGGACCGCCGGCGGTTCGAAGGCCGGCGCCGAGGCGGTATCGCGCCGGCTGCTCGACGAGATGACGTACGTCGGCGACGTCGCCGGCGCGCGCGAGCGACTGGCGGCCGAGGCCGCGGCCGGCGCCGATATCCATCGCGTGGAGATCGATGCGCCCGATTTGGCGAGCTACGCGCGCGTTGTGGAAGCGCTCGCGCAGTAA
- a CDS encoding TraR/DksA family transcriptional regulator, with translation MPTDSDRERVEKLKTILAKERNRALARVREYRRDQDDEAIPPPADELDAARSLAEVETHASLIEQAEFRIKQIDDAMLRLEQGRYGVCEDCGTEIALKRLEALPFATRCVDCQTKRNRTRRGEGGMIEPFDRQWEIPTEVDETTEGSRDEFVRLPEEELIVHREEPLGPEEGELERPPAITSRRPGRRR, from the coding sequence ATGCCAACAGATTCTGACCGCGAGCGGGTCGAAAAGCTCAAAACCATCCTTGCCAAGGAGAGAAACCGAGCGCTTGCGCGCGTACGCGAGTACCGCCGCGACCAGGACGATGAGGCGATTCCGCCGCCCGCCGACGAGCTCGACGCCGCCCGAAGCCTGGCCGAAGTCGAAACCCATGCCAGCCTGATCGAGCAGGCGGAATTTCGGATCAAGCAGATAGACGACGCGATGCTTCGCCTAGAGCAGGGACGCTACGGCGTATGCGAGGATTGTGGAACCGAAATCGCGCTCAAGCGTCTGGAGGCCCTGCCCTTTGCCACCCGTTGCGTGGATTGTCAGACCAAGCGGAATCGGACGCGCCGCGGCGAGGGCGGCATGATCGAACCGTTCGACCGCCAGTGGGAGATACCGACCGAGGTGGACGAAACCACCGAGGGCTCACGTGACGAGTTCGTTCGCCTGCCCGAAGAGGAGCTGATCGTCCATCGCGAGGAGCCGCTCGGCCCCGAAGAGGGGGAACTCGAAAGGCCCCCCGCGATAACCTCGCGCCGGCCCGGGCGCCGGCGCTAA
- a CDS encoding NAD(P)H-quinone oxidoreductase produces MKAVIFDKPGDESVLKVGEAADPRPGAGELLIRVRCAGVNRADLMQRQGFYPPPPGASDILGLECAGEVAALGAGVSGWRVGERAMALLAGGGYAEHAVVDAGSAMRVPAGMSDEEAAAFPEVFLTAFLNIFMLAEVQPGESVLVHGGGSGVGTAAILLCKEAGIRSIVTAGSDAKCERCRQLGADVAINYKSGPFAPAVKAATNGRGVDVLLDHIGAAYLGQNLEALAPGGRLVLIGLMKGARGEIDLNPVLRRHLKIMGSTLRSRPAGEKARIVAALLARFGAALEAGRLRPPIYQVVPMAQAGEAHRMMAASEHFGKIVLRIA; encoded by the coding sequence ATGAAGGCGGTGATCTTCGACAAGCCCGGCGACGAAAGCGTGCTCAAGGTCGGCGAAGCTGCCGACCCAAGACCCGGTGCGGGCGAGTTGCTAATCCGGGTCAGGTGCGCCGGAGTCAACCGCGCCGACCTGATGCAGCGCCAGGGCTTCTATCCGCCGCCGCCCGGCGCCTCGGACATTTTGGGCCTCGAATGCGCGGGTGAAGTCGCCGCGCTCGGCGCTGGGGTCAGCGGATGGCGCGTCGGCGAGCGGGCGATGGCGCTGCTTGCGGGCGGCGGCTACGCCGAGCACGCGGTGGTTGACGCCGGTTCCGCGATGCGTGTGCCGGCGGGGATGAGCGACGAAGAGGCCGCCGCCTTCCCCGAGGTTTTTCTCACCGCTTTTCTCAACATCTTCATGCTCGCCGAGGTGCAGCCCGGCGAGTCGGTGCTCGTGCATGGCGGCGGCAGCGGCGTCGGCACGGCGGCGATCCTGCTGTGCAAGGAGGCGGGCATCCGTTCAATTGTGACCGCGGGCAGCGACGCCAAGTGCGAGCGGTGCCGGCAGCTCGGCGCCGACGTTGCGATCAATTACAAGTCGGGGCCGTTTGCGCCAGCGGTCAAGGCTGCAACCAACGGCCGCGGCGTTGACGTCCTGCTCGACCATATCGGCGCTGCATACCTCGGGCAGAATCTCGAGGCGCTCGCGCCCGGCGGCCGGCTGGTGTTGATCGGCCTGATGAAAGGCGCGCGCGGCGAGATCGATCTAAATCCCGTTTTGCGCCGCCATCTCAAGATCATGGGCTCGACCCTGCGCAGCCGTCCAGCCGGGGAGAAGGCGCGGATTGTGGCGGCGCTGCTCGCGCGCTTTGGCGCGGCGCTCGAAGCCGGACGCTTGCGTCCGCCGATCTACCAGGTGGTGCCGATGGCGCAGGCCGGCGAGGCGCATCGCATGATGGCGGCGAGCGAGCACTTCGGCAAGATAGTTCTGCGCATCGCCTAG
- the queA gene encoding tRNA preQ1(34) S-adenosylmethionine ribosyltransferase-isomerase QueA: protein MRLSELDYHLPPELIAQEPLERRAEARLLVLDRRAGTLEHARFYKLRDFLRDGDLLVLNDTRVFPARLFARKPSGGAVELLIVRPVEQPRGAWMALARTHRGLREGTRLELDDGHALRVVGFVRSGRPLVASDNSVPIETILEAAGVPALPHYIQRPPRPADREDYQTIYAARPGAVAAPTAGLHFTRELLADLAAAGIRNAFVTLHIGPGTFTPLREPQVEAHTMEAEWYTISPAALEALALARRTGGRVIAVGTSSVRALESWGITGDAEGWTGLFIAPGFRFRVVNAMITNFHMPRSTVLAMVMAFAGREVILDAYEQAIRRRYRFLSYGDAMLIL from the coding sequence ATGCGTCTTAGCGAACTCGACTACCATCTGCCGCCCGAGCTGATCGCGCAGGAGCCCTTGGAGCGGCGTGCCGAGGCGCGTCTGCTGGTGCTCGACCGCCGCGCCGGCACCCTTGAGCATGCGCGCTTCTACAAGCTTCGTGACTTTCTGCGCGACGGCGATCTGCTGGTCCTCAACGACACGCGGGTCTTCCCAGCGCGGCTGTTTGCACGTAAGCCGTCCGGCGGCGCGGTCGAGCTCCTGATCGTCCGCCCGGTCGAGCAGCCGCGCGGCGCATGGATGGCGCTTGCGCGGACCCATCGCGGACTGCGCGAGGGGACGCGGCTTGAGCTTGACGACGGACACGCGTTGCGCGTCGTCGGCTTCGTGCGCTCGGGCCGCCCGCTGGTGGCGAGCGACAACTCCGTGCCGATCGAAACGATCCTCGAAGCCGCGGGCGTGCCCGCACTGCCGCACTATATCCAGCGCCCGCCGCGCCCCGCAGACCGCGAGGACTACCAGACGATCTACGCCGCGCGGCCGGGCGCCGTTGCCGCGCCCACCGCCGGACTGCATTTCACGCGCGAGCTTTTGGCCGACCTCGCGGCCGCCGGAATCCGCAACGCGTTCGTGACGCTCCATATCGGCCCCGGGACCTTCACGCCGCTGCGCGAGCCCCAGGTCGAGGCGCATACGATGGAGGCCGAGTGGTACACGATTTCGCCCGCGGCGCTCGAGGCGCTGGCCCTGGCGCGGCGTACCGGCGGACGGGTAATCGCGGTCGGCACCAGCAGCGTGCGCGCGCTGGAGTCGTGGGGAATCACTGGCGACGCCGAGGGCTGGACCGGGCTGTTTATCGCGCCGGGCTTCCGTTTCCGTGTCGTCAACGCGATGATCACCAACTTTCACATGCCGCGCTCCACCGTGCTCGCGATGGTGATGGCGTTCGCAGGGCGCGAGGTTATCCTCGACGCCTACGAGCAGGCGATCCGCCGTCGCTACCGCTTCCTGAGCTACGGCGACGCGATGTTGATCCTGTGA
- a CDS encoding Hsp20/alpha crystallin family protein, whose product MGALMPWKPFRELERWARDFELRFPRLFEDFENGEEQLTVPVESFVKDGNLIVRADVPGLDPKDLELSVLGNVLTIKGERKDKKEVKKEHYFRREISYGAFERRMTLPEGVETDKVKAKFENGVVEISIPMAKEAVAKKIPLEAEKH is encoded by the coding sequence ATGGGAGCACTGATGCCGTGGAAACCGTTCCGCGAGCTCGAGCGATGGGCGCGTGACTTCGAGTTGCGCTTCCCCCGTCTGTTCGAGGATTTCGAGAACGGTGAAGAGCAGTTGACGGTGCCGGTCGAGAGTTTCGTCAAGGACGGCAACCTGATCGTCCGCGCGGACGTCCCGGGCCTCGACCCCAAGGACCTCGAGCTCAGCGTGCTGGGCAATGTCCTGACCATCAAGGGCGAGCGCAAGGACAAGAAGGAGGTCAAGAAAGAGCACTACTTCCGCCGCGAGATCTCCTACGGGGCCTTCGAGCGCCGCATGACCCTGCCCGAGGGTGTCGAGACCGACAAGGTTAAGGCCAAATTCGAGAACGGCGTGGTCGAGATCTCGATACCGATGGCCAAGGAGGCGGTCGCCAAGAAAATTCCGCTGGAAGCCGAAAAGCACTAG
- the groL gene encoding chaperonin GroEL (60 kDa chaperone family; promotes refolding of misfolded polypeptides especially under stressful conditions; forms two stacked rings of heptamers to form a barrel-shaped 14mer; ends can be capped by GroES; misfolded proteins enter the barrel where they are refolded when GroES binds), producing the protein MEHTQLLFSSEAREKLLRGARALADAIRVTLGPKSKCVLIQRSYGPPLVCNDGVTIAKEVNLKDAIENLGAQMIRQAAERTGDAVGDGTSTSAILAETIFADGVRNVVAGASAIDIKHGLDHAAKVAVDSLRALSRPVKSRLEKAQVATISAHNEPAMGELVADAIEKVGGEGVISVEESKTTETNLDVVEGLQFDRGYVSPYFVTDPDKMEAVLEDASILITNRKIAVMKDLVPLLEQIVQAGRALLVIAEDIEGEALATLLVNKLRGALRCVAVKAPGFGDRRREMLEDIAILTGGHVVSEELGLKLESIDLSHLGKARRVVVDRESTKLIGGLGDKAMIEGRKQQLRQLIDKTTSDYDREKLQERLAKLSGGVAVIRVGAPSEAEMKSRKEAFEDAISATKAAVAEGIIPGGGLAMLRAIDALEAEEGRCPPGDERTGVQILRRALEEPTRQLAQNCGVDGGVVVHQMRTGRGNMGFDAARKEFVDLVEAGIIDPTKVVRIALENAVSVASLLLLSEATLTELEEPKEAKPPAAAM; encoded by the coding sequence ATGGAACACACGCAGTTGCTCTTCAGCTCGGAGGCGCGCGAGAAACTGTTGCGCGGCGCCAGGGCGCTGGCAGACGCGATCCGGGTCACGCTCGGCCCCAAGTCCAAGTGCGTGCTGATCCAGCGTTCGTATGGCCCGCCGCTTGTGTGCAACGACGGGGTCACGATCGCCAAAGAGGTCAACCTCAAGGACGCGATCGAAAACCTGGGCGCGCAGATGATCCGCCAAGCCGCCGAGCGCACTGGCGACGCGGTGGGCGACGGCACCAGCACCTCGGCGATCCTGGCCGAAACAATCTTCGCCGACGGCGTGCGCAACGTGGTCGCCGGCGCCAGCGCGATCGATATCAAGCACGGCCTCGACCATGCGGCCAAGGTCGCGGTGGACAGTCTGCGCGCGCTCTCGCGGCCGGTCAAAAGCCGGCTCGAAAAGGCCCAGGTCGCCACCATCTCGGCCCATAACGAGCCCGCGATGGGCGAGTTGGTCGCTGACGCGATCGAGAAGGTCGGCGGCGAAGGCGTGATCTCGGTCGAGGAATCCAAGACCACCGAAACCAACCTCGACGTGGTCGAGGGCCTCCAGTTCGACCGCGGCTACGTCTCGCCCTATTTCGTCACCGACCCGGACAAGATGGAGGCGGTGCTTGAGGACGCGTCGATCCTGATCACCAACCGCAAGATCGCGGTGATGAAGGACCTGGTGCCGCTGCTCGAGCAGATCGTCCAGGCCGGCCGCGCCCTGCTTGTGATCGCCGAGGATATCGAGGGCGAGGCGTTGGCCACGCTGCTGGTCAACAAGCTGCGCGGGGCGCTGCGCTGCGTGGCGGTCAAGGCGCCAGGCTTCGGCGACCGCCGGCGCGAGATGCTCGAGGACATCGCGATCCTGACCGGCGGGCACGTGGTTTCCGAGGAGCTCGGGCTGAAGCTCGAATCGATTGACCTCTCTCACCTGGGCAAGGCGCGCCGCGTGGTCGTCGATCGCGAATCAACCAAGCTTATCGGCGGCCTCGGAGACAAGGCGATGATCGAGGGGCGCAAGCAGCAGCTCCGCCAGCTTATCGACAAGACCACCTCCGACTACGACCGCGAGAAGCTCCAGGAGCGGCTGGCCAAGCTCTCGGGCGGGGTGGCGGTAATCCGCGTCGGCGCGCCTTCGGAGGCCGAGATGAAGAGCCGCAAGGAAGCCTTCGAGGACGCGATCAGCGCGACCAAGGCAGCGGTGGCCGAGGGCATCATCCCCGGCGGCGGTCTCGCAATGCTGCGCGCGATCGACGCGCTCGAAGCCGAAGAGGGCAGATGCCCGCCCGGCGACGAGCGCACCGGAGTGCAGATTCTCAGGCGTGCGCTAGAGGAACCGACCCGCCAGCTCGCGCAGAACTGCGGCGTGGACGGCGGCGTCGTGGTCCATCAGATGCGCACGGGCAGGGGCAACATGGGCTTCGACGCCGCGCGCAAGGAGTTCGTTGACCTGGTCGAGGCCGGGATTATCGATCCCACCAAGGTCGTGCGGATCGCGCTGGAGAACGCGGTTTCGGTGGCGAGCCTGCTTCTGCTCAGCGAGGCGACGCTGACCGAACTGGAGGAACCCAAGGAAGCAAAGCCGCCCGCGGCCGCGATGTGA
- a CDS encoding tyrosine-protein phosphatase: MSADAEKKSAANRDNPPSSRRVVVDFNLLRRFGGRNFRDLGGHPAADGRRVRRARVYRSAHLSELPNETPIKSAGLRTVVTLQSRTEISILGPPHADLLRSVRWEHIPIGDRWFQEREPISLVPGREHHAIVDKFRDDWRTFFKILAERDVYPLLFHCSAGRDRTGVGAAMLLELLGVARGRIVTDFLESNLVFPKIPLAPTQLDPVFELIDEAGGIEPFMCEGIGLDRFDLEAIRADLLEDASAGDERDSNGE; the protein is encoded by the coding sequence GTGTCAGCCGACGCTGAAAAGAAATCCGCCGCCAATCGCGACAATCCTCCCTCATCGCGCCGGGTCGTCGTCGATTTCAACCTGCTGCGCCGCTTCGGCGGCCGCAATTTCCGCGATCTCGGCGGCCATCCGGCCGCCGACGGCCGCCGCGTGCGGCGCGCGCGGGTCTATCGCTCGGCGCATCTTTCCGAACTGCCGAACGAAACCCCTATCAAATCCGCGGGCCTGCGCACGGTCGTCACCCTGCAAAGCCGCACCGAGATCTCGATCCTTGGGCCGCCGCACGCCGACCTTTTGCGCTCGGTTCGGTGGGAGCATATCCCGATCGGCGACCGCTGGTTCCAAGAGCGCGAGCCGATAAGCCTGGTCCCCGGCCGCGAGCATCACGCGATCGTTGACAAGTTCCGCGACGACTGGCGCACCTTTTTTAAAATCCTCGCCGAGCGCGATGTTTACCCCCTGCTCTTCCACTGCTCGGCCGGCCGCGACCGCACTGGGGTGGGGGCGGCGATGTTGCTCGAGCTGCTGGGCGTAGCGCGCGGACGGATCGTTACCGACTTTCTCGAAAGCAACTTGGTGTTTCCGAAAATTCCGCTTGCGCCCACGCAACTCGACCCGGTCTTCGAGTTGATCGACGAGGCGGGCGGAATCGAACCGTTCATGTGCGAGGGAATCGGGCTCGACCGCTTCGACCTCGAAGCGATTCGCGCCGACCTGCTCGAAGACGCAAGCGCCGGCGACGAGCGCGATTCCAACGGCGAGTAG
- a CDS encoding HPF/RaiA family ribosome-associated protein, giving the protein MQRSLQITARDFALTPAAEAEIREKVAMLERFYERISGCHVIVEGTVDHHHRGGPFKVRVDMTLPGAELSVNRQAEDDLAVAIRSAFDAARRKLQDYARKQRRDVKTIEAPPHARVSQLFPLEGYGFLTTADGREIYFHRNSVLNDGFDRLKVGTEVRFAEEMGDKGPQASSVAIVGKS; this is encoded by the coding sequence ATGCAGCGGTCATTGCAAATCACCGCGCGCGATTTCGCGCTGACCCCGGCCGCGGAGGCCGAGATCCGCGAGAAGGTCGCTATGCTCGAGCGCTTTTACGAACGGATCAGCGGATGCCACGTGATCGTCGAGGGCACCGTCGACCACCATCATCGCGGCGGCCCGTTCAAGGTCCGCGTGGATATGACCCTGCCTGGCGCCGAGCTGAGCGTCAACCGCCAGGCCGAAGACGATCTTGCGGTCGCGATCCGTTCGGCCTTCGACGCCGCGCGGCGCAAATTGCAGGACTACGCGCGCAAGCAGCGGCGCGACGTTAAAACGATCGAGGCGCCGCCGCACGCGCGCGTCTCGCAGCTCTTCCCGCTCGAAGGCTACGGCTTTCTGACCACCGCCGACGGGCGCGAGATTTATTTCCACCGCAACAGCGTGCTCAACGACGGCTTCGACCGCCTCAAGGTCGGCACCGAAGTCAGGTTCGCCGAGGAGATGGGCGACAAGGGGCCGCAGGCGAGCTCGGTCGCGATCGTGGGGAAGTCCTAG
- a CDS encoding zinc-dependent alcohol dehydrogenase family protein gives MKAAVLEAIRKPLVVRDVPDPQCPPNGAIIRTAAEGVCRSDWHIWSGDWSWVGLTPALPLVMGHEFCGVVEEVGPDVRDFKKGDRVLVPFSQGDGTCEFCRNGNSNICNTPFVPGVTYWGGYGQYVGVPFADLNLVPMPDSVGFLEGASMGCRFMTSYHGIVDRAQVRPGEWVAVHGCGGIGLAAVHIAAAIGAQVIAVDLDGRKLELAKSVGASHIVNAKAGDPAMAIMDITKGGAHVSVDALGVAATCRNSINSLRKQGRHLQIGLTTQAEKGEVAVPIDKVVLMELQLIGTLGMQASHYPGMLQLVEAKKLNPKSMITGTVDLGGASKILEEMTNFQNVGVTIIDYKI, from the coding sequence ATGAAAGCCGCAGTTTTGGAAGCGATTCGCAAGCCGCTGGTGGTCAGGGACGTGCCCGATCCGCAGTGTCCGCCCAACGGCGCGATTATCAGAACCGCCGCCGAAGGCGTCTGCCGCTCCGACTGGCACATCTGGTCGGGCGACTGGTCGTGGGTCGGGTTGACCCCCGCGCTGCCGCTGGTGATGGGCCACGAGTTCTGCGGCGTGGTCGAGGAAGTCGGCCCGGACGTGCGCGACTTCAAGAAGGGCGACCGCGTACTGGTGCCGTTCAGCCAGGGCGACGGCACCTGCGAGTTCTGCCGCAACGGCAACTCCAATATCTGCAACACCCCGTTCGTTCCCGGCGTGACGTACTGGGGCGGCTACGGCCAATACGTCGGCGTCCCATTCGCTGATCTCAACTTGGTGCCCATGCCCGACAGCGTTGGCTTTCTCGAAGGCGCCTCGATGGGTTGCCGGTTCATGACCTCCTACCACGGAATTGTCGATCGCGCGCAGGTGCGGCCGGGCGAATGGGTCGCCGTGCACGGCTGCGGCGGGATCGGGCTTGCGGCAGTCCACATCGCGGCCGCGATCGGCGCGCAGGTGATCGCGGTCGATCTTGACGGACGCAAGCTCGAGCTGGCCAAGTCGGTCGGCGCAAGCCACATCGTTAACGCCAAGGCCGGCGACCCGGCGATGGCGATCATGGACATCACCAAGGGCGGGGCGCACGTCTCAGTTGACGCGCTGGGCGTCGCCGCCACCTGCCGCAACTCCATCAACAGCCTGCGCAAGCAGGGACGCCATCTCCAGATTGGCCTCACCACCCAGGCCGAGAAGGGCGAAGTCGCGGTCCCGATCGACAAGGTGGTGCTGATGGAGCTGCAACTGATCGGAACACTGGGGATGCAGGCGTCGCACTATCCCGGAATGCTCCAGTTGGTCGAGGCGAAGAAGCTTAACCCCAAGTCGATGATTACCGGCACCGTAGACCTGGGGGGCGCCTCGAAAATCCTCGAGGAGATGACCAACTTCCAGAACGTCGGTGTGACGATCATCGACTACAAGATCTGA
- a CDS encoding GYD domain-containing protein → MGTYVMLTRLSPEALARHGTVEKLNAKVEERIREECPNVKWVGNYAVLGRCDYLDIFEAPDTETATKVALLVRSIGHASTETWVATPWERFLRMAQGLKV, encoded by the coding sequence ATGGGAACTTACGTGATGCTGACCAGGCTTTCGCCCGAGGCGCTCGCGCGCCATGGGACGGTGGAAAAGCTCAACGCCAAGGTCGAGGAGCGCATCCGCGAGGAATGCCCGAACGTGAAGTGGGTGGGCAATTACGCCGTGCTCGGGCGATGCGACTACCTTGACATCTTCGAAGCGCCTGACACCGAGACCGCGACCAAAGTGGCGCTGCTCGTCAGGTCAATCGGCCACGCCTCGACCGAGACCTGGGTGGCCACGCCGTGGGAACGCTTCCTGCGCATGGCGCAGGGGCTGAAGGTCTAG